From the genome of Argentina anserina chromosome 4, drPotAnse1.1, whole genome shotgun sequence, one region includes:
- the LOC126792300 gene encoding glycine-rich cell wall structural protein-like: MPEYSILNAPANYDSIFLFQNEVQPSRNMGKSSKFVAVFAVMLVVVVAIAECRKLEKETFSEGVGGGAGGGAGGGFGGGGGLGGGAGGGFGGGKGGGIGIGGGSGGGAGGGFGGGKGGGVGGGSGGGVGGGSGGGGGIGGGSGGGFGGGSGAGGGFGGGKGGGVGGGIGGGSGAGGGFGGGKGGGVGGGVGGGSGGGGGFGGGSGGGVGGGAGGGSGAGGGFGGGKGGGVEGGVGGGSGGGGGFGGGSGGGVGGGAGVGSGAGGGFGGGSGAGAGGGVGGGGGVGGGVGRGSGGGFGGGAGGGAGGGFGGGGGAGGGIGGGF, translated from the exons ATGCCGGAGTACAGCATTTTAAATGCACCGGCTAATTATGATTCgatctttctttttcaaaatGAGGTTCAACCTTCAA GAAACATGGGGAAGTCTTCTAAGTTTGTTGCAGTGTTTGCTGTGATGCTCGTGGTGGTTGTAGCCATAGCCGAGTGTAGGAAGCTTGAGAaagaaacgttctcggaaggCGTAGGAGGTGGTGCTGGTGGAGGTGCTGGTGGGGGATTCGGTGGCGGTGGAGGATTAGGAGGTGGTGCAGGTGGAGGCTTTGGCGGTGGTAAAGGTGGTGGCATTGGAATAGGGGGTGGTTCTGGAGGTGGAGCAGGTGGAGGCTTTGGGGGTGGTAAAGGTGGTGGCGTTGGAGGAGGAAGTGGTGGAGGTGTTGGTGGAGGAagcggtggtggtggaggtatTGGTGGAGGCTCTGGAGGAGGATTTGGTGGAGGAAGCGGTGCTGGTGGAGGCTTTGGAGGCGGTAAAGGTGGTGGTGTTGGAGGAGGAATTGGTGGAGGAAGCGGTGCTGGTGGAGGCTTTGGAGGTGGTAAAGGTGGTGGTGTTGGAGGAGGAGTTGGTGGAGGAAGTGGTGGCGGGGGAGGTTTTGGTGGAGGATCTGGAGGTGGTGTTGGAGGAGGAGCAGGGGGAGGAAGCGGTGCTGGTGGTGGCTTTGGAGGTGGTAAAGGTGGTGGTGTTGAAGGAGGAGTTGGTGGAGGAAGTGGTGGCGGGGGAGGTTTTGGTGGAGGATCTGGAGGTGGTGTTGGAGGAGGAGCAGGGGTAGGAAGCGGTGCTGGTGGTGGCTTTGGGGGTGGTAGTGGTGCTGGTGCTGGAGGAGGAGTTGGTGGGGGAGGCGGTGTCGGTGGCGGTGTTGGCAGAGGCTCTGGGGGCGGTTTTGGAGGAGGAGCAGGTGGTGGTGCCGGTGGAGGATTCGGAGGAGGCGGTGGAGCTGGTGGTGGGATTGGTGGTGGGTTTTAA
- the LOC126790413 gene encoding uncharacterized protein LOC126790413 has protein sequence MEGAGEEGIDRMEDSKDLRQQSKAFDKLTDRVEDRQLDSTRVQEAMASIAATSEADLEAMRKREKELATVKINPRDVEIIVNELELDKLVAERTLREHKGDAVAAIRHLLL, from the exons ATGGAGGGAGCaggagaagaaggaattgATAGGATGGAAGACTCCAAGGACTTGCGGCAACAGAGCAAGGCCTTCGATAAGCTCACTGACCGCGTCGAAGATCGCCAGCTCGACTCCACCCGTGTCCAGGAGGCCATGGCTTCCATCGCCGCCACCTCCGAAGCCGATTTGGAAGCCATGCGTAAAAG GGAGAAAGAATTGGCGACTGTGAAGATCAATCCACGCGATGTCGAGATAATTGTGAATGAACTAGAGCTGGACAAGTTGGTCGCTGAGAGGACCTTGAGGGAGCACAAAGGTGATGCTGTTGCCGCCATTCGACACTTGCTTCTGTAG